One genomic window of uncultured delta proteobacterium includes the following:
- the phoB gene encoding DNA-binding response regulator in two-component regulatory system with PhoR (or CreC) (Evidence 2a : Function of homologous gene experimentally demonstrated in an other organism; Product type r : regulator) has product MAEATILIVEDEKDIRELLAYSLAREGFTVLEADNGVTALSLAAMKRPDLVILDLMLPGMDGLGVCRQMQRDPATADIPVIMLTAKGEEVDRIVGLELGAADYIVKPFSLREVALRIRAVLKRGNAEAKPAVLHCGPITLDPVSHTVRVDGADVDLTVTEFRLLEDLLQNLGKVRDREQILTAVWGHSFEGYSRTVDTHVRRLRAKLGEGADLIETIRGIGYRAKGNKS; this is encoded by the coding sequence ATGGCGGAAGCGACAATTCTCATCGTGGAAGACGAAAAGGATATCCGGGAACTGCTTGCCTACAGCCTGGCGCGGGAAGGGTTCACGGTCCTCGAGGCGGATAACGGCGTGACCGCCCTCAGCCTGGCGGCCATGAAGCGGCCGGACCTGGTCATCCTGGACCTGATGCTGCCCGGCATGGACGGGCTCGGCGTGTGCAGGCAGATGCAGCGGGACCCGGCAACGGCCGATATCCCGGTCATCATGCTGACGGCCAAGGGCGAGGAAGTCGACCGCATCGTCGGGCTGGAGCTGGGGGCCGCGGACTACATCGTCAAGCCGTTCAGCCTGCGGGAAGTCGCCTTGCGCATCCGCGCGGTGCTCAAACGCGGGAACGCCGAGGCCAAACCCGCCGTGCTGCACTGCGGCCCCATAACGCTGGACCCGGTCAGCCACACCGTCCGGGTGGACGGCGCGGACGTGGACCTGACCGTCACGGAATTCCGCCTTCTTGAAGACCTGTTGCAAAACCTCGGCAAGGTCAGAGACAGGGAACAGATCCTGACGGCCGTCTGGGGCCACAGTTTTGAAGGATACTCCCGGACCGTGGATACCCACGTCCGCCGGCTGCGGGCCAAACTCGGCGAGGGAGCGGATTTGATCGAGACGATTCGCGGCATCGGGTACCGGGCCAAAGGAAACAAATCATGA